Below is a window of Dietzia timorensis DNA.
ACCGGCACGATCATCACTGCGCTCGCCGGCTGGCCGATGGGCCCGGGCGCATGGGTCGGCGTCGGCTCCGCCTTTGTCCTCGCCGGTCTCGTCCGCTTGATGACGACCCGGATCGGTGGACAGAGAAAGGCACGCCGGCCACTGCCAATTCAATTTGGATGACTTGTAATACAGTTCGAGCCCACGACTCGCCGTCCATCCCAAAGCCTTATCCTCGCGTTTCAGCCTTGAGCAAACAGACTCAAACGCCTTCCACATTGTGGCCAGGGAACGGGATGAGTTACTTGTTCACGCGACTGCGTGGAATCCTCAGCGGCCGGAATCGGACGAACGGATCGCCAGTCTCGTCGTCGGTGAGGATCTGTGCACGTACCTCATATGTGTGCTCGAACAGATCCTCGGTGAACACCTCGTGCGGCGTCCCGTACGCTACAACCCGTCCCTCACACAGCACAGCGACCTTGTCGCAGTACGCCGCCGCGAGGTTGAGGTCGTGCAGCGCGATCAGAGAGGTCACCCCGAGCCTGGTCGGCAGCTCGAGCACGTCGAACTGATTGCGCAGATCGAGGTGGTTCGTCGGCTCGTCCATCACGAGCAGGCGCGGCTCCTGCGCGATCGCCCGCGCAATGAGAATGCGCTGGCGCTCTCCCCCGGACAGCGACACATATGGCCGATCCGCAAGATGCGTGCCGTTGACCATCCCGAGCGCGCCGCCGATCTTCTCCTTATCAGCAGCATTATCGCGGTCGAGGAACCGCTTGTACGGCGAACGCCCCATCGCCACCACGTCGCGGCAGGACAGGTCGAAATCCCCGGTCCCGTCCTGCAGCACTGCGGCAATGTTGCGCGCGCGGTCGCGGGTGCGCATCTCCCCGACCGGCTTGCCGTCGAGCTCCACCTCGCCCGAGTGCATCGGCAGCAACCCGAGCACGGCCTTGAGTAGCGTGGACTTGCCGGAGCCGTTGGGCCCGACCACGCCGAGCTCCTCGCCAGGCTCTACAGAAAAAGAGGCATCGGAGACGACGTCGCGCCCGCCCAATCGGACGGATACCCCGCGTACCGAAAGCCGCGCGGGATCGCCCTGCCCAGAAATCATGCGGCCACCGCCTTCGCCTTGTTCCCCTCGCGCCGAATCAGCCAGATGAAGAACGGGCCGCCGCACACCGCCGTCAGAATTCCGACGGGCAGTTCCATGGGGCTCGCCAGCGACCTGGCGGCAATGTCCGCGAGGATGAGGAACGTAGCACCCAGGAGCGCCGCCGCCGGCAACGCGGTGCGGTGGTCGGCGCCGAAGAGGATGCGCGTGGCGTGCGGGATCATCAACCCGACGAAGCCGATCGGCCCACTCGCCGCGACGAGCACGCCGGTGAGCAGCGAGCACAGCAGGAACATCTCGACACGAAACCGCGCGACGTTGAGGCCCATCGTCGCGGCGGCATCATCGCCGGCGAACATCAGGTTGAGCCTGCGCGCGGACGCGTACAGCCACAACAATCCCAGCACGACCACCACGGCGACGATCGGCAGCGCATCCCACGACGCACCGCCGAGCGACCCCATGAGCCACGTCATCACCTGCTTGGCGTGCTGCGCATTCGGCGACACCAATAGCAGGAGGCTTGTGACGGCGGAGAGCACATATGCCACGGCCACACCGGCCAAGATGAGCCGCAGCGTGGTGATGCGGCCGCCGGCACGCGCGGTGAGATACACG
It encodes the following:
- a CDS encoding ABC transporter ATP-binding protein; translation: MISGQGDPARLSVRGVSVRLGGRDVVSDASFSVEPGEELGVVGPNGSGKSTLLKAVLGLLPMHSGEVELDGKPVGEMRTRDRARNIAAVLQDGTGDFDLSCRDVVAMGRSPYKRFLDRDNAADKEKIGGALGMVNGTHLADRPYVSLSGGERQRILIARAIAQEPRLLVMDEPTNHLDLRNQFDVLELPTRLGVTSLIALHDLNLAAAYCDKVAVLCEGRVVAYGTPHEVFTEDLFEHTYEVRAQILTDDETGDPFVRFRPLRIPRSRVNK
- a CDS encoding FecCD family ABC transporter permease, whose translation is MTTTDTASTNAPEVQAPKATPKRRARRKIALSTGYVGLVIALLAAMVAGVGIGSVALSPIDIITAVGERALPGVIDATGPSYVDTMIFESRLPRVLLAVFVGAGLAMAGMAMQAVVRNPLADPYLLGVSSGASVGAVLAIVFVSGVLGRWTISLFAFAGSLVSMVLVYLTARAGGRITTLRLILAGVAVAYVLSAVTSLLLLVSPNAQHAKQVMTWLMGSLGGASWDALPIVAVVVVLGLLWLYASARRLNLMFAGDDAAATMGLNVARFRVEMFLLCSLLTGVLVAASGPIGFVGLMIPHATRILFGADHRTALPAAALLGATFLILADIAARSLASPMELPVGILTAVCGGPFFIWLIRREGNKAKAVAA